From the genome of Vicia villosa cultivar HV-30 ecotype Madison, WI linkage group LG2, Vvil1.0, whole genome shotgun sequence, one region includes:
- the LOC131646926 gene encoding probable N-acetyltransferase HLS1-like — MPNHDESISVVVREFQVNKDTERVVTLENTCEVGPTNKLSLFTDMLGDPICRLRNSPSFLMLVAEIGEEIVGMIRGCIKTVTCGKSLSRSKATKQIPVYTKLAYILGLRVSPNQRRMGIALKLVKKMEAWFKDNGAEYSYMATESENLASVKLFTEKCGYSKFRTPSILVNPVYAHRTKISKNVTIIPLTPSDAVKFYRNRFSTTEFFPRDIDSVVNNKLSLGTFLAVPRGFYDAETWPGPDRFLLGPRCSWAVLSVWNSKEVFRLEVRGASRVKRAFAKTTRVLDRAFPWLKVPSVPDLFKPFGFHFLYGLGGEGPKVVKMVRALCGFAHNMAMECGCGVVATEVASCEPLRFGIPHWKMLSCAEDLWCIKRLAEDYSNNCVGDWTKSVPGISIFVDPRDI; from the exons ATGCCTAATCATGATGAATCCATTAGTGTAGTCGTTAGAGAGTTCCAAGTTAACAAAGACACAGAAAGAGTAGTAACACTCGAAAACACATGCGAAGTTGGTCCCACTAACAAACTTTCTCTCTTCACCGATATGCTCGGTGACCCCATTTGCAGACTCCGTAACTCACCTTCCTTCCTCATGCTG GTTGCTGAAATCGGTGAAGAAATAGTTGGAATGATAAGAGGATGCATCAAAACAGTCACATGCGGTAAAAGCCTCTCAAGATCAAAAGCAACTAAACAAATTCCAGTTTACACCAAACTCGCTTACATATTAGGCCTTCGAGTTTCTCCTAATCAACG GAGAATGGGAATAGCGTTGAAGCTGGTAAAGAAAATGGAAGCGTGGTTTAAAGATAACGGCGCGGAATATTCATACATGGCAACGGAAAGTGAAAATTTAGCTTCCGTTAAACTCTTCACAGAAAAATGCGGTTATTCAAAGTTCCGTACGCCGTCAATCCTCGTTAACCCCGTTTACGCTCACAGAACTAAAATTTCAAAAAACGTTACTATCATTCCGTTAACCCCTTCAGACGCCGTTAAATTCTATCGTAACCGTTTCTCCACCACCGAGTTTTTCCCTCGCGATATTGACTCAGTTGTTAATAATAAACTCAGTCTCGGTACTTTTCTTGCCGTACCACGTGGGTTCTACGATGCTGAAACGTGGCCTGGGCCTGATAGGTTTCTGTTGGGCCCGCGTTGTTCTTGGGCCGTTTTAAGTGTTTGGAATTCTAAGGAAGTTTTTAGGTTAGAAGTACGTGGCGCGTCACGAGTGAAGCGGGCCTTTGCTAAGACGACGCGGGTTTTGGATCGGGCTTTTCCGTGGTTGAAGGTGCCGTCGGTTCCGGATTTGTTTAAGCCGTTTGGGTTTCATTTTTTGTATGGGCTTGGGGGTGAAGGCCCAAAAGTTGTTAAGATGGTTAGGGCTTTATGTGGGTTTGCCCATAATATGGCTATGGAATGTGGGTGTGGGGTTGTGGCTACTGAGGTTGCTTCATGTGAACCGCTTAGGTTTGGGATACCTCACTGGAAAATGCTATCTTGCGCTGAGGATTTATGGTGCATCAAAAGACTTGCGGAGGATTATAGTAATAACTGTGTTGGTGATTGGACTAAATCGGTGCCCGGAATCTCCATTTTTGTGGACCCTAGAGATATTTAA
- the LOC131652263 gene encoding BTB/POZ domain-containing protein NPY3-like: MKFMKLGSKPDSFQTDGDNVRYVATELASDIVVNVGDVKFYLHKFPLLSKSLRLQKLVSNPDEENDEVHIHDIPGGPIAFEICAKFCYGMVVTLNAYNVVAARCAAEYLEMYETVEKGNLIYKIEVFLNSSIFRSWKDSIIVLQTTKPLLPWSEELKIVSHCMESIATKASMDPSKVEWSYTYNRKKLPSENGNDSHWNGVRKQLMVPKDWWVEDLCELQLDLYNRVMSTITTNGNVSGVVVGEALSAYASRRLPGFTKGVIQNGDIAKNRLVLETIVGLLPEDMGSGSCSFSLKLLKLAIQLECEVSVRSELMRRTGQRLEEATVADLLISSSTGETTYDVETVQKLVEVFVAHEHQSLMEEELQEIKSPKMVLNSSSKIKVAKLVDSYLAEISRDPNLPVLNFVGIADLVSSFPRQSHDGLYRAIDMYLKEHPGISKSERKRICRLMDCKKLSAEACMHAVQNERLPLRVVVQVLFFEQMRASTTSSSGGTNTPDLPGSIRALHPGCSHGSSRSTTTNTEEEWDAVATAEDIKVLKGELAALKLSGGSSQSSDRNSNNADKVAANKMKGFLMSKKIFSKLWSNKEKNGEITSSDTSESPASTVVEETKSTPSRSRRHSVS, from the exons ATGAAGTTTATGAAACTTGGATCTAAGCCTGATTCTTTTCAAACTGATGGAGATAATGTCAG GTATGTGGCAACTGAGCTCGCATCGGACATAGTCGTTAATGTTGGAGATGTAAAATTTTATCTACATAAG TTTCCACTTCTGTCCAAAAGTTTACGCTTGCAAAAGTTAGTTTCAAACCCAGACGAAGAGAACGATGAagttcacatccatgacattccCGGAGGCCCTATTGCTTTTGAAATATGTGCGAAATTCTGTTATGGTATGGTAGTTACTCTAAATGCGTACAACGTGGTTGCGGCTCGTTGTGCAGCGGAGTATCTCGAGATGTATGAAACAGTTGAAAAGGGAAATCTCATCTACAAGATTGAAGTCTTCCTCAATTCCAGCATTTTCAGGAGCTGGAAAGACTCGATCATTGTTCTACAAACAACCAAACCTCTTCTTCCGTGGTCAGAAGAACTTAAGATCGTGAGCCATTGTATGGAGTCGATAGCTACCAAGGCTTCGATGGATCCATCCAAGGTGGAGTGGTCATACACATACAACAGGAAAAAGCTTCCGTCGGAAAACGGAAATGATTCGCACTGGAATGGTGTGAGGAAGCAACTTATGGTTCCGAAGGATTGGTGGGTGGAAGATCTTTGCGAGCTTCAACTCGATCTCTATAACCGAGTCATGTCAACAATAACGACTAACGGAAATGTTTCCGGCGTAGTAGTAGGAGAAGCTCTTAGTGCTTATGCCTCTAGAAGGTTGCCTGGCTTCACCAAGGGTGTTATCCAGAATGGTGATATCGCAAAGAATAGATTAGTGTTGGAGACTATTGTCGGTCTATTGCCGGAAGATATGGGAAGTGGCTCTTGCAGTTTCTCGCTCAAGTTATTAAAATTGGCTATTCAATTGGAATGTGAAGTGTCGGTGAGATCCGAACTGATGAGGAGAACAGGGCAGCGGCTTGAGGAGGCTACGGTGGCCGATCTTTTGATTTCTTCATCAACCGGGGAAACAACTTACGATGTTGAAACTGTGCAGAAGCTAGTTGAGGTGTTTGTAGCACATGAACATCAATCATTAATGGAAGAGGAATTGCAGGAGATCAAAAGTCCTAAGATGGTCCTAAATTCTTCTAGCAAGATAAAGGTAGCAAAGCTGGTTGATAGCTATCTTGCCGAGATTTCACGTGATCCTAATTTGCCTGTTTTAAATTTCGTGGGTATCGCGGATCTGGTATCAAGCTTCCCTAGACAGTCTCATGATGGCCTTTATCGCGCCATCGACATGTATTTAAAG GAACATCCTGGAATCAGCAAAAGTGAGAGGAAAAGAATATGTCGATTGATGGACTGCAAGAAGCTGTCTGCAGAAGCTTGCATGCACGCGGTGCAGAATGAGCGGCTTCCTCTACGTGTTGTCGTGCAGGTTCTCTTCTTTGAGCAGATGAGAGcctcaacaacatcatcatctggAGGCACAAACACTCCCGATCTTCCTGGATCTATCAGGGCCTTGCATCCCGGCTGTTCTCACGGTAGCTCGAGGTCTACAACCACCAACACAGAAGAGGAGTGGGATGCAGTGGCAACAGCAGAAGACATAAAAGTTCTTAAAGGCGAACTCGCCGCACTAAAATTATCAGGCGGGAGTAGCCAGAGTAGTGACAGAAACAGCAACAACGCAGACAAAGTCGCTGCTAACAAAATGAAAGGCTTCCTCATGTCAAAGAAAATATTCTCCAAGCTTTGGTCGAACAAAGAAAAAAACGGAGAGATTACTAGCTCTGATACATCCGAAAGCCCTGCTTCTACTGTTGTTGAGGAGACGAAGTCTACGCCGTCTAGAAGTAGAAGGCATTCGGTatcttaa